Proteins encoded together in one Acanthochromis polyacanthus isolate Apoly-LR-REF ecotype Palm Island chromosome 12, KAUST_Apoly_ChrSc, whole genome shotgun sequence window:
- the LOC110967652 gene encoding protein MTSS 1 isoform X5 yields the protein MEAVIEKECSALGGLFQTVIGDMKSSYPIWEDFINKAGKLQSQLRATVVAVAAFLDAFQKVADLATNSRGGTRDIGSALTRMCLRHRSIEAKLKHFSMGFMEGLINPLQEQMEDWKRGVHTLDKDHAKEYKRARQEIKKKSSDTLKLQKKAKKGRGDIQPQLDSAMQDVSDKYILLEETEKQALRRALIEERQRFCWFVAMLRPVVDEEISMLGEVTHLQAISDDLKALTSDPHKLPPASEQVIMDLKGSDYGWSYQTPPSSPSTTMSRKSSMCSSTLPQQAPARLSSISSHDSGFISSSQDQYTSSKSSSPMTAETKPCPSSSSSEMSETLQLHSDYSSPSSLAAATATPHTSDKLSNGFDHYSPASSPYLHSNGGSLGSGSGTAFPFFPPSSSSSTSSSCPTRSWSRPASALLPDYPHYCTMGSTMVPSSRVPSWKDWAKPGPYDQPVVNTLRRKKDKETPVVVDSNGNMNSDSIPPSVQTSLSTSTPAPAVIQTANQLASLEDKNRIVPAPLKAGDIEAHDELALALSRGLELDTQRSSRDSIQCSSGYSTQTNTPCCSEDTIPSQVSDYDYFSMAGDQDSDQQQSDFDKSSTIPRNSDISQSYRRMFQTKRPASTAGLPSTQAPYPAQGSYHVGPYPSTPIHTGGYPSSPAGAYPPTPAGHGPVIVTPGVATIRRTPSSKPSARRSGSVGGTGPIPIRTPVVPVKIPTVPDMSGTVNGSRGSEEMGAESPDSPTFAGSEDVGSLPVASWSGQASTNPPTAANQPPQQQQQLQSDAEEEAAEQEGGNMLVAIRKGVKLKRTLTNDRSAPRIA from the exons gaGGCACCAGAGATATCGGATCAGCATTGACCAGGATGTGTTTGAGACATCGCAGCATAGAGGCTAAACTCAAACACTTCTCCAT GGGCTTCATGGAGGGTCTGATCAACCCTCTACAAGAGCAGATGGAGGACTGGAAAAGAGGAGTTCATACTCTGGACAAGGACCATGCAAAAG AGTATAAAAGAGCTCGGCAGGAAATTAAGAAGAAGTCCTCGGACACGCTGAAACTCCAGAAGAAAGCCAAGAAAG GCCGTGGTGACATCCAACCCCAGCTGGACAGCGCCATGCAGGACGTCAGTGATAAATACATCCTGCTGGAGGAGACGGAGAAGCAGGCCCTGAGGAGGGCTCTGATagaggagagacagaggttCTGCTGGTTTGTGGCCATGCTGAGGCCTGTAGTG GATGAGGAGATTTCTATGTTGGGAGAAGTTACCCATCTCCAGGCCATCTCTGATGACCTCAAAGctttgacctctgacccccACAAGCTTCCTCCTGCTAGTGAACAG GTGATCATGGATCTGAAGGGCTCAGACTACGGCTGGTCCTATCAGACGCCACCCTCATCACCCAGTACCACCATGTCCAGGAAGTCCAGCATGTGCAG CTCCACGCTCCCCCAGCAGGCCCCGGCTCGGCTCTCCAGCATCTCCTCCCACGACTCGGGCTTTATTTCTTCATCACAAGACCAATACACATCGTCCAAGTCGTCCTCGCCGATGACAGCTGAGACAAAG CCTTGTCCCAGTTCCAGCAGCTCTGAGATGTCAGAGACTTTGCAGCTTCACAGTGACTACAGCTCCCCCTCTTCTCTAGCTGCTGCTACTGCAACTCCGCACACTTCTGACAAG TTGTCCAATGGTTTTGACCACTACAGCCCTGCCAGCTCCCCCTACCTGCACAGCAACGGGGGCAGTTTGGGCTCAGGTTCAGGCACGGCCTTCCCCttcttccctccttcctcctcatcctccacctcctcttcctgccCCACCCGCTCATGGTCTCGTCCTGCCTCGGCCCTGCTTCCAGACTACCCTCACTACTGCACCATGGGCTCCACCATGGTGCCGTCATCACGAGTCCCCAGCTGGAAG GACTGGGCAAAGCCTGGACCTTATGACCAACCTGTGGTCAACACACTGAGGAGGAAGAAAGACAAGGAGACTCCGGTGGTGGTAGACAGTAATGGGAATATGAACAGTGACAGCATCCCTCCGTCAGTCCAGACCTCACTGTCGACTTCAACTCCAGCTCCAGCTGTAATACAAACAGCAAACCAGTTGGCATCATTGGAAGACAAGAACAGAATTGTGCCTGCGCCTCTCAAG GCTGGTGATATTGAGGCCCATGATGAACTGGCTCTGGCTCTATCTAGAGGTCTGGAGCTGGACACCCAGAGGTCCAGCCGAGACTCCATCCAGTGCTCCAGCGGCTACAGCACTCAGACCAACACGCCCTGCTGCTCTGAAGACACTATACCATCACAAG TATCAGACTACGACTATTTCTCCATGGCTGGAGACCAGGATTCTGATCAGCAGCAGTCTGACTTTGATAAATCCTCCACCATCCCCAGAAATAGCGACATCAGTCAGTCGTACAGACGCATGTTTCAGACCAAACGCCCAGCCTCCACCGCCGGCCTGCCCAGCACTCAGGCTCCGTACCCTGCACAGGGGAGCTACCATGTGGGGCCTTACCCCTCCACACCCATCCACACTGGAGGTTATCCATCTAGTCCAGCTGGGGCTTATCCTCCCACTCCTGCAG GTCATGGTCCGGTCATCGTCACCCCTGGAGTCGCCACAATCCGTCGCACCCCGTCCTCCAAACCCTCAGCCCGTCGCTCAGGCTCTGTTGGTGGCACCGGTCCGATTCCTATCCGCACTCCTGTGGTGCCGGTAAAAATCCCCACGGTGCCCGACATGTCAGGCACAGTTAACGGCAGCAGGGGCTCAGAGGAGATGGGAGCGGAAAGCCCGGATTCTCCGACGTTTGCAGGATCGGAGGATGTCGGATCGCTGCCGGTGGCGTCCTGGAGCGGTCAGGCTTCAACCAACCCTCCCACCGCGGCCAACCAGccgcctcagcagcagcagcagcttcagagcGACGCCGAAGAGGAAGCGGCAGAACAGGAAGGAGGGAACATGCTGGTGGCCATCCGGAAGGGCGTGAAGCTCAAGAGAACCCTCACCAACGACCGCTCAGCACCGCGAATCGCATGA
- the LOC110967652 gene encoding protein MTSS 1 isoform X7, whose amino-acid sequence MEAVIEKECSALGGLFQTVIGDMKSSYPIWEDFINKAGKLQSQLRATVVAVAAFLDAFQKVADLATNSRGGTRDIGSALTRMCLRHRSIEAKLKHFSMGFMEGLINPLQEQMEDWKRGVHTLDKDHAKEYKRARQEIKKKSSDTLKLQKKAKKGRGDIQPQLDSAMQDVSDKYILLEETEKQALRRALIEERQRFCWFVAMLRPVVDEEISMLGEVTHLQAISDDLKALTSDPHKLPPASEQVIMDLKGSDYGWSYQTPPSSPSTTMSRKSSMCSSLNSVNSSDSRGSSGSHSHSPSSSSSSSSSNHLFHHHHHPRHRFRSSTLPQQAPARLSSISSHDSGFISSSQDQYTSSKSSSPMTAETKPCPSSSSSEMSETLQLHSDYSSPSSLAAATATPHTSDKDWAKPGPYDQPVVNTLRRKKDKETPVVVDSNGNMNSDSIPPSVQTSLSTSTPAPAVIQTANQLASLEDKNRIVPAPLKAGDIEAHDELALALSRGLELDTQRSSRDSIQCSSGYSTQTNTPCCSEDTIPSQVSDYDYFSMAGDQDSDQQQSDFDKSSTIPRNSDISQSYRRMFQTKRPASTAGLPSTQAPYPAQGSYHVGPYPSTPIHTGGYPSSPAGAYPPTPAGHGPVIVTPGVATIRRTPSSKPSARRSGSVGGTGPIPIRTPVVPVKIPTVPDMSGTVNGSRGSEEMGAESPDSPTFAGSEDVGSLPVASWSGQASTNPPTAANQPPQQQQQLQSDAEEEAAEQEGGNMLVAIRKGVKLKRTLTNDRSAPRIA is encoded by the exons gaGGCACCAGAGATATCGGATCAGCATTGACCAGGATGTGTTTGAGACATCGCAGCATAGAGGCTAAACTCAAACACTTCTCCAT GGGCTTCATGGAGGGTCTGATCAACCCTCTACAAGAGCAGATGGAGGACTGGAAAAGAGGAGTTCATACTCTGGACAAGGACCATGCAAAAG AGTATAAAAGAGCTCGGCAGGAAATTAAGAAGAAGTCCTCGGACACGCTGAAACTCCAGAAGAAAGCCAAGAAAG GCCGTGGTGACATCCAACCCCAGCTGGACAGCGCCATGCAGGACGTCAGTGATAAATACATCCTGCTGGAGGAGACGGAGAAGCAGGCCCTGAGGAGGGCTCTGATagaggagagacagaggttCTGCTGGTTTGTGGCCATGCTGAGGCCTGTAGTG GATGAGGAGATTTCTATGTTGGGAGAAGTTACCCATCTCCAGGCCATCTCTGATGACCTCAAAGctttgacctctgacccccACAAGCTTCCTCCTGCTAGTGAACAG GTGATCATGGATCTGAAGGGCTCAGACTACGGCTGGTCCTATCAGACGCCACCCTCATCACCCAGTACCACCATGTCCAGGAAGTCCAGCATGTGCAG TAGTCTGAACAGCGTTAACAGTAGTGACTCCAGGGGATCCAGTGGCTCTCACTCTcattctccttcctcctcttcttcctcctcttcctcaaaCCACCtcttccaccaccaccatcacccccGCCATCGATTCCGCAGCTCCACGCTCCCCCAGCAGGCCCCGGCTCGGCTCTCCAGCATCTCCTCCCACGACTCGGGCTTTATTTCTTCATCACAAGACCAATACACATCGTCCAAGTCGTCCTCGCCGATGACAGCTGAGACAAAG CCTTGTCCCAGTTCCAGCAGCTCTGAGATGTCAGAGACTTTGCAGCTTCACAGTGACTACAGCTCCCCCTCTTCTCTAGCTGCTGCTACTGCAACTCCGCACACTTCTGACAAG GACTGGGCAAAGCCTGGACCTTATGACCAACCTGTGGTCAACACACTGAGGAGGAAGAAAGACAAGGAGACTCCGGTGGTGGTAGACAGTAATGGGAATATGAACAGTGACAGCATCCCTCCGTCAGTCCAGACCTCACTGTCGACTTCAACTCCAGCTCCAGCTGTAATACAAACAGCAAACCAGTTGGCATCATTGGAAGACAAGAACAGAATTGTGCCTGCGCCTCTCAAG GCTGGTGATATTGAGGCCCATGATGAACTGGCTCTGGCTCTATCTAGAGGTCTGGAGCTGGACACCCAGAGGTCCAGCCGAGACTCCATCCAGTGCTCCAGCGGCTACAGCACTCAGACCAACACGCCCTGCTGCTCTGAAGACACTATACCATCACAAG TATCAGACTACGACTATTTCTCCATGGCTGGAGACCAGGATTCTGATCAGCAGCAGTCTGACTTTGATAAATCCTCCACCATCCCCAGAAATAGCGACATCAGTCAGTCGTACAGACGCATGTTTCAGACCAAACGCCCAGCCTCCACCGCCGGCCTGCCCAGCACTCAGGCTCCGTACCCTGCACAGGGGAGCTACCATGTGGGGCCTTACCCCTCCACACCCATCCACACTGGAGGTTATCCATCTAGTCCAGCTGGGGCTTATCCTCCCACTCCTGCAG GTCATGGTCCGGTCATCGTCACCCCTGGAGTCGCCACAATCCGTCGCACCCCGTCCTCCAAACCCTCAGCCCGTCGCTCAGGCTCTGTTGGTGGCACCGGTCCGATTCCTATCCGCACTCCTGTGGTGCCGGTAAAAATCCCCACGGTGCCCGACATGTCAGGCACAGTTAACGGCAGCAGGGGCTCAGAGGAGATGGGAGCGGAAAGCCCGGATTCTCCGACGTTTGCAGGATCGGAGGATGTCGGATCGCTGCCGGTGGCGTCCTGGAGCGGTCAGGCTTCAACCAACCCTCCCACCGCGGCCAACCAGccgcctcagcagcagcagcagcttcagagcGACGCCGAAGAGGAAGCGGCAGAACAGGAAGGAGGGAACATGCTGGTGGCCATCCGGAAGGGCGTGAAGCTCAAGAGAACCCTCACCAACGACCGCTCAGCACCGCGAATCGCATGA
- the LOC110967652 gene encoding protein MTSS 1 isoform X3, producing the protein MEAVIEKECSALGGLFQTVIGDMKSSYPIWEDFINKAGKLQSQLRATVVAVAAFLDAFQKVADLATNSRGGTRDIGSALTRMCLRHRSIEAKLKHFSMGFMEGLINPLQEQMEDWKRGVHTLDKDHAKEYKRARQEIKKKSSDTLKLQKKAKKADNLGRGDIQPQLDSAMQDVSDKYILLEETEKQALRRALIEERQRFCWFVAMLRPVVDEEISMLGEVTHLQAISDDLKALTSDPHKLPPASEQVIMDLKGSDYGWSYQTPPSSPSTTMSRKSSMCSSLNSVNSSDSRGSSGSHSHSPSSSSSSSSSNHLFHHHHHPRHRFRSSTLPQQAPARLSSISSHDSGFISSSQDQYTSSKSSSPMTAETKLSNGFDHYSPASSPYLHSNGGSLGSGSGTAFPFFPPSSSSSTSSSCPTRSWSRPASALLPDYPHYCTMGSTMVPSSRVPSWKDWAKPGPYDQPVVNTLRRKKDKETPVVVDSNGNMNSDSIPPSVQTSLSTSTPAPAVIQTANQLASLEDKNRIVPAPLKAGDIEAHDELALALSRGLELDTQRSSRDSIQCSSGYSTQTNTPCCSEDTIPSQVSDYDYFSMAGDQDSDQQQSDFDKSSTIPRNSDISQSYRRMFQTKRPASTAGLPSTQAPYPAQGSYHVGPYPSTPIHTGGYPSSPAGAYPPTPAGHGPVIVTPGVATIRRTPSSKPSARRSGSVGGTGPIPIRTPVVPVKIPTVPDMSGTVNGSRGSEEMGAESPDSPTFAGSEDVGSLPVASWSGQASTNPPTAANQPPQQQQQLQSDAEEEAAEQEGGNMLVAIRKGVKLKRTLTNDRSAPRIA; encoded by the exons gaGGCACCAGAGATATCGGATCAGCATTGACCAGGATGTGTTTGAGACATCGCAGCATAGAGGCTAAACTCAAACACTTCTCCAT GGGCTTCATGGAGGGTCTGATCAACCCTCTACAAGAGCAGATGGAGGACTGGAAAAGAGGAGTTCATACTCTGGACAAGGACCATGCAAAAG AGTATAAAAGAGCTCGGCAGGAAATTAAGAAGAAGTCCTCGGACACGCTGAAACTCCAGAAGAAAGCCAAGAAAG CTGATAATCTGG GCCGTGGTGACATCCAACCCCAGCTGGACAGCGCCATGCAGGACGTCAGTGATAAATACATCCTGCTGGAGGAGACGGAGAAGCAGGCCCTGAGGAGGGCTCTGATagaggagagacagaggttCTGCTGGTTTGTGGCCATGCTGAGGCCTGTAGTG GATGAGGAGATTTCTATGTTGGGAGAAGTTACCCATCTCCAGGCCATCTCTGATGACCTCAAAGctttgacctctgacccccACAAGCTTCCTCCTGCTAGTGAACAG GTGATCATGGATCTGAAGGGCTCAGACTACGGCTGGTCCTATCAGACGCCACCCTCATCACCCAGTACCACCATGTCCAGGAAGTCCAGCATGTGCAG TAGTCTGAACAGCGTTAACAGTAGTGACTCCAGGGGATCCAGTGGCTCTCACTCTcattctccttcctcctcttcttcctcctcttcctcaaaCCACCtcttccaccaccaccatcacccccGCCATCGATTCCGCAGCTCCACGCTCCCCCAGCAGGCCCCGGCTCGGCTCTCCAGCATCTCCTCCCACGACTCGGGCTTTATTTCTTCATCACAAGACCAATACACATCGTCCAAGTCGTCCTCGCCGATGACAGCTGAGACAAAG TTGTCCAATGGTTTTGACCACTACAGCCCTGCCAGCTCCCCCTACCTGCACAGCAACGGGGGCAGTTTGGGCTCAGGTTCAGGCACGGCCTTCCCCttcttccctccttcctcctcatcctccacctcctcttcctgccCCACCCGCTCATGGTCTCGTCCTGCCTCGGCCCTGCTTCCAGACTACCCTCACTACTGCACCATGGGCTCCACCATGGTGCCGTCATCACGAGTCCCCAGCTGGAAG GACTGGGCAAAGCCTGGACCTTATGACCAACCTGTGGTCAACACACTGAGGAGGAAGAAAGACAAGGAGACTCCGGTGGTGGTAGACAGTAATGGGAATATGAACAGTGACAGCATCCCTCCGTCAGTCCAGACCTCACTGTCGACTTCAACTCCAGCTCCAGCTGTAATACAAACAGCAAACCAGTTGGCATCATTGGAAGACAAGAACAGAATTGTGCCTGCGCCTCTCAAG GCTGGTGATATTGAGGCCCATGATGAACTGGCTCTGGCTCTATCTAGAGGTCTGGAGCTGGACACCCAGAGGTCCAGCCGAGACTCCATCCAGTGCTCCAGCGGCTACAGCACTCAGACCAACACGCCCTGCTGCTCTGAAGACACTATACCATCACAAG TATCAGACTACGACTATTTCTCCATGGCTGGAGACCAGGATTCTGATCAGCAGCAGTCTGACTTTGATAAATCCTCCACCATCCCCAGAAATAGCGACATCAGTCAGTCGTACAGACGCATGTTTCAGACCAAACGCCCAGCCTCCACCGCCGGCCTGCCCAGCACTCAGGCTCCGTACCCTGCACAGGGGAGCTACCATGTGGGGCCTTACCCCTCCACACCCATCCACACTGGAGGTTATCCATCTAGTCCAGCTGGGGCTTATCCTCCCACTCCTGCAG GTCATGGTCCGGTCATCGTCACCCCTGGAGTCGCCACAATCCGTCGCACCCCGTCCTCCAAACCCTCAGCCCGTCGCTCAGGCTCTGTTGGTGGCACCGGTCCGATTCCTATCCGCACTCCTGTGGTGCCGGTAAAAATCCCCACGGTGCCCGACATGTCAGGCACAGTTAACGGCAGCAGGGGCTCAGAGGAGATGGGAGCGGAAAGCCCGGATTCTCCGACGTTTGCAGGATCGGAGGATGTCGGATCGCTGCCGGTGGCGTCCTGGAGCGGTCAGGCTTCAACCAACCCTCCCACCGCGGCCAACCAGccgcctcagcagcagcagcagcttcagagcGACGCCGAAGAGGAAGCGGCAGAACAGGAAGGAGGGAACATGCTGGTGGCCATCCGGAAGGGCGTGAAGCTCAAGAGAACCCTCACCAACGACCGCTCAGCACCGCGAATCGCATGA
- the LOC110967652 gene encoding protein MTSS 1 isoform X4 — protein sequence MEAVIEKECSALGGLFQTVIGDMKSSYPIWEDFINKAGKLQSQLRATVVAVAAFLDAFQKVADLATNSRGGTRDIGSALTRMCLRHRSIEAKLKHFSMGFMEGLINPLQEQMEDWKRGVHTLDKDHAKEYKRARQEIKKKSSDTLKLQKKAKKADNLGRGDIQPQLDSAMQDVSDKYILLEETEKQALRRALIEERQRFCWFVAMLRPVVDEEISMLGEVTHLQAISDDLKALTSDPHKLPPASEQVIMDLKGSDYGWSYQTPPSSPSTTMSRKSSMCSSTLPQQAPARLSSISSHDSGFISSSQDQYTSSKSSSPMTAETKPCPSSSSSEMSETLQLHSDYSSPSSLAAATATPHTSDKLSNGFDHYSPASSPYLHSNGGSLGSGSGTAFPFFPPSSSSSTSSSCPTRSWSRPASALLPDYPHYCTMGSTMVPSSRVPSWKDWAKPGPYDQPVVNTLRRKKDKETPVVVDSNGNMNSDSIPPSVQTSLSTSTPAPAVIQTANQLASLEDKNRIVPAPLKAGDIEAHDELALALSRGLELDTQRSSRDSIQCSSGYSTQTNTPCCSEDTIPSQVSDYDYFSMAGDQDSDQQQSDFDKSSTIPRNSDISQSYRRMFQTKRPASTAGLPSTQAPYPAQGSYHVGPYPSTPIHTGGYPSSPAGAYPPTPAGHGPVIVTPGVATIRRTPSSKPSARRSGSVGGTGPIPIRTPVVPVKIPTVPDMSGTVNGSRGSEEMGAESPDSPTFAGSEDVGSLPVASWSGQASTNPPTAANQPPQQQQQLQSDAEEEAAEQEGGNMLVAIRKGVKLKRTLTNDRSAPRIA from the exons gaGGCACCAGAGATATCGGATCAGCATTGACCAGGATGTGTTTGAGACATCGCAGCATAGAGGCTAAACTCAAACACTTCTCCAT GGGCTTCATGGAGGGTCTGATCAACCCTCTACAAGAGCAGATGGAGGACTGGAAAAGAGGAGTTCATACTCTGGACAAGGACCATGCAAAAG AGTATAAAAGAGCTCGGCAGGAAATTAAGAAGAAGTCCTCGGACACGCTGAAACTCCAGAAGAAAGCCAAGAAAG CTGATAATCTGG GCCGTGGTGACATCCAACCCCAGCTGGACAGCGCCATGCAGGACGTCAGTGATAAATACATCCTGCTGGAGGAGACGGAGAAGCAGGCCCTGAGGAGGGCTCTGATagaggagagacagaggttCTGCTGGTTTGTGGCCATGCTGAGGCCTGTAGTG GATGAGGAGATTTCTATGTTGGGAGAAGTTACCCATCTCCAGGCCATCTCTGATGACCTCAAAGctttgacctctgacccccACAAGCTTCCTCCTGCTAGTGAACAG GTGATCATGGATCTGAAGGGCTCAGACTACGGCTGGTCCTATCAGACGCCACCCTCATCACCCAGTACCACCATGTCCAGGAAGTCCAGCATGTGCAG CTCCACGCTCCCCCAGCAGGCCCCGGCTCGGCTCTCCAGCATCTCCTCCCACGACTCGGGCTTTATTTCTTCATCACAAGACCAATACACATCGTCCAAGTCGTCCTCGCCGATGACAGCTGAGACAAAG CCTTGTCCCAGTTCCAGCAGCTCTGAGATGTCAGAGACTTTGCAGCTTCACAGTGACTACAGCTCCCCCTCTTCTCTAGCTGCTGCTACTGCAACTCCGCACACTTCTGACAAG TTGTCCAATGGTTTTGACCACTACAGCCCTGCCAGCTCCCCCTACCTGCACAGCAACGGGGGCAGTTTGGGCTCAGGTTCAGGCACGGCCTTCCCCttcttccctccttcctcctcatcctccacctcctcttcctgccCCACCCGCTCATGGTCTCGTCCTGCCTCGGCCCTGCTTCCAGACTACCCTCACTACTGCACCATGGGCTCCACCATGGTGCCGTCATCACGAGTCCCCAGCTGGAAG GACTGGGCAAAGCCTGGACCTTATGACCAACCTGTGGTCAACACACTGAGGAGGAAGAAAGACAAGGAGACTCCGGTGGTGGTAGACAGTAATGGGAATATGAACAGTGACAGCATCCCTCCGTCAGTCCAGACCTCACTGTCGACTTCAACTCCAGCTCCAGCTGTAATACAAACAGCAAACCAGTTGGCATCATTGGAAGACAAGAACAGAATTGTGCCTGCGCCTCTCAAG GCTGGTGATATTGAGGCCCATGATGAACTGGCTCTGGCTCTATCTAGAGGTCTGGAGCTGGACACCCAGAGGTCCAGCCGAGACTCCATCCAGTGCTCCAGCGGCTACAGCACTCAGACCAACACGCCCTGCTGCTCTGAAGACACTATACCATCACAAG TATCAGACTACGACTATTTCTCCATGGCTGGAGACCAGGATTCTGATCAGCAGCAGTCTGACTTTGATAAATCCTCCACCATCCCCAGAAATAGCGACATCAGTCAGTCGTACAGACGCATGTTTCAGACCAAACGCCCAGCCTCCACCGCCGGCCTGCCCAGCACTCAGGCTCCGTACCCTGCACAGGGGAGCTACCATGTGGGGCCTTACCCCTCCACACCCATCCACACTGGAGGTTATCCATCTAGTCCAGCTGGGGCTTATCCTCCCACTCCTGCAG GTCATGGTCCGGTCATCGTCACCCCTGGAGTCGCCACAATCCGTCGCACCCCGTCCTCCAAACCCTCAGCCCGTCGCTCAGGCTCTGTTGGTGGCACCGGTCCGATTCCTATCCGCACTCCTGTGGTGCCGGTAAAAATCCCCACGGTGCCCGACATGTCAGGCACAGTTAACGGCAGCAGGGGCTCAGAGGAGATGGGAGCGGAAAGCCCGGATTCTCCGACGTTTGCAGGATCGGAGGATGTCGGATCGCTGCCGGTGGCGTCCTGGAGCGGTCAGGCTTCAACCAACCCTCCCACCGCGGCCAACCAGccgcctcagcagcagcagcagcttcagagcGACGCCGAAGAGGAAGCGGCAGAACAGGAAGGAGGGAACATGCTGGTGGCCATCCGGAAGGGCGTGAAGCTCAAGAGAACCCTCACCAACGACCGCTCAGCACCGCGAATCGCATGA